Proteins from a genomic interval of Papaver somniferum cultivar HN1 chromosome 4, ASM357369v1, whole genome shotgun sequence:
- the LOC113275226 gene encoding flavonoid 3'-monooxygenase-like, translating to MIKTRASSFLQITTYTSSLIHHDNPNIRSTFYLSIPILVFSILLSIRWILKKKKPDQQLPPGPRGVPLLGSLPFLDPELHTYFADLAQKFGPIYKLQLGNKLGIVISSPSLAKEVLKDHDTIFANRDVPVAGRAVTYGGQDIVWTPYGLEWRMLRKVCVREMLSNHSMDAVHSLRHKEVRRLVQHIHSKIGSPVDVGEQMFLTILNVITSMMWGGTLKGDGRTKIGAEFRQVVSEMTALLGAPNVSDFFPSLARFDVQGIEKKIHVQFLRFDKIFDSLIEQRLKTEEGEEESSKDFLQLLLKLKDDEDSKVPFTMNHLKSLLMDMVVGGTETTSNTVEWGIAELMNKPETMRKAQEELDRVVGKDKSVEESHLPQLHYLQSVMKEVLRLHPALPLLVPHCPSSSCTVGGYFIPKGSRVFVNVWEIHRDPSIWVNPTEFNPDRFFNGECDFSGNDFKYFPFGSGRRICAGITMAERMVMFELATLVHLFEWNIPSSGKLNLDEKFGIVLKKAEPLVAVPTPRLSDPSLYA from the exons CTTCCTCCAGATTACAACTTACACATCTAGTCTAAttcatcatgataatccaaaCATCAGGTCAACTTTCTATCTCTCAATACCCATTTTAGTTTTCTCTATTCTTCTTAGCATCAGATGGATACTCAAAAAGAAGAAACCAGACCAACAATTACCACCAGGTCCTCGTGGCGTACCGTTACTGGGCAGCTTACCCTTTTTAGATCCTGAGCTACATACTTATTTTGCTGATTTAGCTCAGAAATTTGGTCCAATTTATAAGCTTCAACTTGGTAATAAATTGGGTATTGTAATTAGTTCACCATCTCTAGCTAAAGAAGTATTGAAAGATCACGATACGATATTTGCCAATCGTGATGTTCCTGTGGCTGGTAGAGCTGTTACTTATGGTGGTCAAGATATTGTATGGACACCTTATGGACTGGAATGGAGAATGTTGAGAAAAGTTTGTGTTCGGGAAATGCTTAGTAATCATTCTATGGATGCAGTTCATTCACTTCGTCATAAAGAG GTAAGAAGATTGGTGCAACATATTCATAGCAAGATTGGGTCTCCAGTTGATGTTGGTGAACAAATGTTTTTGACTATACTTAACGTGATTACGAGCATGATGTGGGGAGGTACATTAAAGGGTGATGGTCGAACTAAAATAGGTGCAGAGTTTAGACAAGTTGTTTCCGAGATGACTGCACTTCTGGGTGCACCTAATGTTTCAGACTTTTTTCCAAGTTTGGCTCGGTTTGATGTACAGGGAATTGAAAAGAAGATACATGTACAGTTTTTAaggtttgataaaatatttgaTTCGTTGATAGAGCAACGCCTAAAAactgaagaaggtgaagaagagaGTAGCAAAGATTTTCTGCAACTtctgttgaagttgaaggatgaCGAAGATTCCAAAGTGCCATTCACAATGAATCACCTCAAGTCCCTACTAATG GATATGGTTGTGGGTGGAACTGAAACAACGTCAAACACTGTTGAATGGGGTATAGCCGAGCTAATGAACAAACCGGAAACAATGAGGAAAGCTCAAGAGGAATTGGATAGAGTTGTAGGTAAAGATAAGAGTGTAGAAGAATCACACCTCCCTCAACTTCACTACTTGCAGTCTGTAATGAAAGAGGTGTTACGTTTACATCCAGCGCTCCCACTCTTGGTCCCTCATTGTCCGAGCTCATCTTGCACCGTGGGCGGTTATTTCATCCCGAAAGGGTCAAGGGTTTTCGTTAACGTATGGGAGATACATAGAGATCCTTCAATTTGGGTGAACCCAACAGAGTTCAACCCAGATAGATTTTTCAATGGAGAATGTGATTTCAGTGGTAACGATTTCAAGTATTTCCCGTTCGGATCAGGCCGAAGGATATGTGCAGGAATAACTATGGCCGAGAGAATGGTTATGTTTGAACTAGCAACCCTTGTGCATTTGTTTGAATGGAATATACCGAGCTCTGGTAAGTTAAATCTCGACGAAAAGTTTGGAATTGTATTGAAGAAAGCAGAACCACTGGTAGCTGTCCCTACTCCACGTCTATCTGACCCGTCTCTCTATGCTTAG